taaaacgaaattattttcaatttagagttgttcgatttaaaagagaaattttgtttagattttttctatttaaaatatggagtgacttgaAGAAGTTTTTAGTAGGGAAGAAAgataattatggaattaaatattttggtatcagagaagttttgtttatatttttttctatgaaAATATGGAGTGGCTTGATGATATTTTAGTAAAGTAAGAaggataattatgaaattaaatattatcgAATAGTAAAATTATAAGGTCCACCATACAAATTGAAAAGTGTGAAAaagaattatttatttcattctaTATGTAAACAAATCAACATTTTATAGAATCAACCAACACTTatcaataatattaattttagtaattaattatatcaatgCATCATCTGTGCAAGAATTGTTGGTTTTAGGTGCGgcattttgatatataattatgaaattaaaaaaattagacaccgaaatttacgtggaaaatcaataaaatttaaaagggtaaaaaaaaTACAGGCAATATGATTtcacaataatattttatggtgtaaaATCAACCACTACGTTTCCAAAGATAACACAATCTTAATACAAGATAACAAATatatcacaaatattatagaaataATTAGGAGAATAGAGAAAGTTGAGAATTGAGATTTTCAACTTGAGAACGAGATGATTTCATTTGATGGTGAATGGATCTATTTAAAGAGCTTGTGAACACGAGAAGCAAATTCTCAATTGAATTTGTCTTCAATTTTGTCACACATCTTCTGAAATTGCACGCGAATGCATTAATGGTTTGGATCATATGTTCACATGTTTCACACATACTTTGCGGACATTTCTCCAACTTGGATATTTGATCGAGAATCAACATATCTCCGCACATCTTTTCAAACTTGTCGTTttctgctgcttacgtttctgtTAGGTCACATAAgcatctacaccactcaaacttatctgTTTTCACTAGTTTGGTCATAAAATCAGATACATTGTTCTTtctatggatcttctgcatatctaCACTTCTTTCGTCTACTTCTCGCATAAAGTGAAATTGAATTCCAATATGTTtggtcctggaatgaaaggtcGAATTCTTTGCAATGTGCAAAGCACTATTGTCACGAAACAAAATAACTTTATCTTGTTTGTActcgatctcctccaataacttTTAAATACATATcgcctccttgcaagcttgagtagttGACATATATTATATCTCTGTTGTAGATAATGGCACAACTGTTTGTAATTTTGAATTTCAGTTTACTGCTCCTTCTACAAGTGTAAATACATAACTAGCAATAGATTTCTTATTGTAAGCTCCATATTGCCCATGAGTATAAAATCTAATCATCCATAATATAATACAGCATTTGATGTCCTCTCAATGTATCCAAAGATCATCTTAACAATAGTTCAATGCTTTCATCCAAGATTCGACATATATCGACTAACCGTTCCCACTGTTTGAGCAATATTCGGTCTTCTACAGATCATGACGAACATCAAACTTcgcactgctgatgcatatagtactcgagacatctctaTCATATCTGGTTCACTGCTGTGACACATCTCAGACTGTCTAGAGTGTTGATATGATCGATCATTGATGAAGATTCCACCATCTGAAGAGTATAAAGCATTCTCTTCAGGAAAATCTCATTGTGTATTGACTTGACTTCGTATATCTTTGCCGGAGTATCTCACATAACTTTTGACATCTTTATCTCATTGATACTTGACAGTACTTTCTCTGTTATGACTTAATGTAAATTAGTAACAATATTATCATTCATTTTATCCCATTTTCTACCGTCCGTTATTTTTCTCGATCTATCTCAACAGCCGCCAAAcagtttcttttttaaaattgcttgtattttttttatttttacagcataaaattgctccCATTGAATTTTGATTTCTCGTACATGTCCGCAATTATGTTTACAATAATTTAGTAGATTGGACAAAACAATCTCACCTTAATACAAATCTCGACGACAAAATCTTTTCTGAtatggaagatcagtctaggctacGATCACATAGCAGACtcagtattttaaaaaatttcaaatcaagtctctgataccacttgttagtcCCAAGTGTGATATCTTGAgatataattatgaaaataaagaataaattggacaccgagatttacacAGAAAAcatctaaaaattattatgataaaaacCACATATAAGATAAAAAGAAATTCACTATAACATTGTATGATTTACAATCACTCACagtgtttcaaaaaaaaaaactcactaTCTTAATATAAGaaaacaaacacctcacaattattatagaaataatttaaaaaagagATAAACATTATAATTAAGTTTCTCAACTTTAAAACAGGAAGATTTCATCTTATGGTGGAGAGATCTATTAATAGAGCTCATCCTGACTTGTGAACACGAGAAGCAAATTTTCAATTGAATTTACCTTCAACTTTGTCACACATCTTCAGAAATTGCATGTGAATGCATCAATGGTTTGGACCGTGTGTTCACATGTTTCATACATACTTTCACAAAACAGGTGAGATCTTAGTATCTATGAAAGGTgggattttatataatttttgtgaagtttttaaggaaaaatcaaataaagttaaaaaatttgacCTTGGAAAAGAACCAACAACGGTCTTCTTAAATCAATAAACAACCCATCATAAACAGCATCACATTGATATAAGAGACTGAAATTACATAAGATAATGAAATTCAAAATCCCCATACTCTTGAAATATTGGAAGTCAGTAAACAAAATGGGACAGACTTGAGATTAAACCCAGCCAGCCACTCTTTACACAGGGGAAGGCAAGCTGACCAAAAGTCGACCATTCACCACGCTGCAAAATGGAAAGGAATTAAGCTTTGTTatatcatgttattattatAACACTATATAAATGCACAAAACACTTAACAGATTAtttcggtttaaccgaattaAACGAAAATCCTTCTTATACATATTTCGATTTCACTAGCTCCCCTATTTTGGTGATCTTCTTAAATTCGGTTCGGTTGGCTTGGTTCTTAGAAGTATGATTCGGTCGACAACTGAATGGAACAATCGTTTAACCCAAGTCGAGAACAAATCCTCGTACCCAATAGAAATCGAGCAAAGAGTGGTGATCCAGTGACCCAAACATGTATATGCGAGATGAAGTGAGGGAGGTTTACCTCTTCACGTAATAGTAACAGAAGTCTGCCAGGATAAAAGTCTGAACAATTTCTGCTAACAGGACCATAGGAACCCAAGCATACCCAGCGCCAACCAGGAACAAATACTTTCCAGCAGAATCATACACCTGATATCAGGCATTGATCAAGGAAACAACAGCGCCAACAAATTGAAATTAACCAATGAGTTTATAGGTTTGACAGATTATTATGCAAAAACGGAACCGAAACACCAAACATAAACTACCTGAATGATCCAATGAGCACATCCGAAAAATCTCGAAACCCCAAGCGCAAAAACGTAATGGGCCGTAAATGGTTCAATCATCTGAATTGAAGTTGTGCAAAGCAAAACAGCATTAGTACCTATCACTCAGTATGTTCTGTTAATAGATAATAAACTAGAGGTCTGATAAATTAAACCTCGGTGTTCTGCATCATCCGAAGTTGCGGCAAAACTGATATGGATTCCAAATATACAGCAAATGCCCAAAGCATTCGAGCAATATGTGTGTGATGGGTGTAAGGATGGATGAGTATGGCAAGAATTGCAGCCGGCGCCACCTATAAAAGAGAGGCAGaaagtacaagtattttaatGAAATCCGATTTACAGTTAAGCACTTTAACTTGTCTAAAGCAGCACCATGAACGGATTTAAACTCTTTCCAGgcaccattttttttaattaagacAACTATGAGCATGCATGAAAAAATGGCTGAAGAATAGAGCTTTAAAAAACTTCATTTACCACATAATACAAGGGCATGCTGTCCAGCTTGGAAACATATGTTGATTTTAATTTGAATCTTATCATGTAGATAACCCACAAAGTTGATAAGAGCGTTGAAAAATCGAGAAGAGTATGAATGTCACCCTCCATAATATAGCTACAGCATAATCTGGCCGCCAAGAATATTGCTGTGAGCTCTTGAGACTTCAAAGAAATGCCTAATACGCACGAAAGAAGCAATATATTACAATaaagatttcaaaaaaaagAAGAACCAGTCAATACATGTGACAGTGGGTGCAATTTTCTGTAGTACGTTTATAGATTGTATAGGTATTTATCAATCAATAATTCATGACCAAAAAAATTCCAATTAATCTTTAATGATCGTCGGAGGAGTTGACTAAGTCTGAAGTGAACCAGTGCCAGTCTCGACTTTCCAAACTCTTAGGTTCAATGGAAGCATGCAATCGAATCCAATCACAAGCTTTTGAGTAAACTCGAAATTATTAAAAAGagtatgataaaaaaataaaagtagaAACTAAACAGCGATCCACACAGTTTAAGAAATATGGCATAATTCTTGGGCTAAACCTTTGAAGTGATAACATGGAACTTCTAAAAACTTGATTGTAAGGGAATATGCTATTTGGGTATAACATAAATCTCATACAAATTGATGAACAAGGAAATCACAATATCGTATGTCAATCATTCTTCAAGTGAGCGTTTACTCCAAAGAATTGAAGAAGAGGAGGGAAGAGCGAGTGGGCAGCGAGACAAGAAACAGAGGAAAGGGGGAAACTTAAAGGGAAGTGAGACtcaattcatattcatcattggTTATCAGTTATCATCAGTTGAAAAGTAAAAACGCCATGGCATTACATATCAACGAACTCTCTGACTCAATAACTTGTAATTTCACACTGATTATAATGGGTAAAAGAAAAACcagtatttattattatatactagtttatttaattaattgagaTCGTATCAAAAGATTACTTGAAATACAAAAAGGATAATGGACTCACTAAGGAATAGCATGTGACATTATTCAACACACCATGTCCTTCTCTTGATGCAACAAAAAGGATTTAGCCTTCTTTCTCGTTTTACAAGTCTTTCAAATATCACAAGACAATAAAAGTCAACTGATTATAGGAGGATAGAGTAGTGAAATTCCAAGAGTTTTAGCATATCCAAACAATAAATGCACTTTAAGGCACAGCCCAAAGGCAACATGTGAATCTAGGCCACGACTagaatcaaatttttttgtcatttctggtatgaaaaataacaaaaaagttGCCTTCTCAACAACTGATCGATCAAAACGTTAATCGAAATATCTCTCATGATTCGGTAATATGTGTGGCTTTATAACACAATCTTTCGCAGGAAATACACATTAGTACTTTGCTGTAAAACTAACTACACTGAGTGAGTATATTGAAATTTTATGGGAACACAAATTTAGGTACAGGTTTGAACTTTGGCGCATTTCAGTCAATCCCTTACTTCTTAGACATCACAATTCACAGATACTGTCAACAAGACATATTTTTCCTTATTCCAACTAGTTTCTTATCAAAAATCCAAATCCCGATATAAAATCATAACTTGATTTAACGTTGAGAAataataaccaatttaattttgtaatatCTGTCGATCCTAACAAGATcattatatatgaataaatctggTCAACGATAAATAATTCCAACTTTTTAACCGGACGGGTGCAAAACAAAACCTGAAGCTCGGACCACCTCACCCGTTGGGCCCTTAAATGAGACCAAAATGCAAAATATATGGAAAAATATCAAATGACAAAATGGAAACAAATCCGCGACGAAAGTAGCcttaaacccaaaaaaaatcccATCTATGAACCACGAGATTGAAACGAAATCAATGGGTACAGCTAAAGAAGATCAACATGTGTTACCGGTGCAAGTCTTCTGAGTGGTGAGCTTATAAATCAAGACCAAAATCCCAGTAAAATGGACGGATTCGGAGGCGATGAAGAAATggttatgcttcttgaccaggAATTTCACCGCCACCAGCGCGCACAGCACGCACGTCACCCCCAGAAATATCTTCACTTTCGTCGATTGCCGCCGCACCCATGCAAAAAGCTTATTCATCGGCGCCGAAGCACTGCTCTTCTTTCCCATCTCCCACACACGAATTTCCTGCAGAGAATTAGAGCTACGTGTATATGAAGCCTGGGAAAGAGTGAATTTAGAGTTGACACGAAGTAGAGGGGCATGCAACGGTTGAGCGGTCGGGTTACGGTTGGCAATAAAACGGGGACGACGTTTGATTTGGACACCAAAATCAAGATTACGGATATTTTATAATTCAATGATAATTTATGTAATTGGATTGTCCAATCAATGGCAGAAAACTAATTATGACAATTGGATTACATATTTATGGAAAGAAAAATAGATTTACATTTTATAATAGTGTAGGTCTCTCGTGTGACGGTcgtacgaatctttatctgtgagatgagtcaaccctatcgatattcacaataaaaaaataatattattagcataaaaagtaatactttttcatagatgatccaataagagatctgtcttatAAAATACGActtatgagatcgtctcacacaagtttttgcctttataATATAGGAAGAATATTATTCTTGTATCAATATGTTTCCAACATACAGTAAAGTCtgtgaataaatattttgcaaaaaataaatttaataattcccTAAAATTGACTTAACATGTAAAAGAACCACGAAAACTTTTATGAAACGTTTTCACAAAAAATTCCGTGAGACGAATCTTTTGTTTAAATAactcattaaaaataatatttttatgtcaaaaaaattatttattattgtaaatatgatcaGAATCGACACCTGTTACTAGTAAAGAAATTGGTCCAACCATATTACTGTTACTTATTGTTTACGGACATGGTTTCTCCAATTGATTCGAATTTCCgacatttatttttcagaataaTATTGTATGGAATTATCAGGATTTTGACCATCGAAATTTTAGGATATTATGCTAAACTCATTTGCGTAGTTTGATTTAATTTGAcgataaatttcaaatgatacATATAGATTTCCAATGGTGCACGTATAAAATCAACCTCAATTACTAatgaatatttgaaattatatagtttgatataaaatatattgaaaatttacTTGAATTTTGTTCATCCaaacaaatcaataaaatagaaatctatatatttaaaatttatgtctAAAATGCAGCAATCCAAACAcaatttgatttgatttcaaaatcaTTATCTCGTTTGAACGAACAAAATCTAAGTTAATTTTACCTCcttttcatatcaaatttcaataataattgtcTCCGAATTCAAATGACACCCAATGAATCCAAATTTGTATTCTTCACTCAAGATGAAATGTAAttcaaaaatttgttaaatGACGGGCTTGGATTAATGTTAAtgatatcttataaaataatagCTAATCAATGGATGGGTTGCATACGTTACTTTTTGCTGCATTTGATTTATCATAATCAATGGTAATTACTTCCATTGGATTGAACAAGTTTATGAAATGTTTTCCTAGACTTGGTGCATCTCTTAGTTGCTTACATTGGCACTGCTCTTATTCTAAGACGTGGAAACAATGCAATTTTCTAGTAAGAAATGGCTAAAGTTATCAACATAATCCGGACAAGTCCATTTATTAATTCCTTGACCAATGTTTGGCTTTATATTGAGTTAATGTATCAATCCAGAATAAGCACTGCGAGTAGTGCAAACAGTAGTGTATGTTACTCAACAAGATGGTTATTGCCTTATTGGCATATCCTTTCTGTGAGAGAGTAGGTTGAAATATGATGCACTTAGTGGATTTCAAGgaaataaaatgaattaaagAGATTATTTTAGTTGGTTCTGATTAAGGCTTCATTGTTTTACCTCTTGATTTGTTCCCTACACATGAAAATTCGTCTTTAGCAGATTTAATGTCTCCAAGTGTATCTGTGCACTTTATTTGATGCCTGATATAGTGATATTCtcctttttttatatttgtaagGAATGCAAATATATTTACTTATTCTTGCTGAGTGTTAGGCAAGCATAATTCAGTTTCCTCCAGGAAAATATTGTGAAGCAGTACTTACCCATAAGCAATTGAGTATTTAGTCTGTCATGGTgtattggttaaaaacattatggATACAAAATCTTGGAGGACTTCATGTTAGTTGAGAATGCCTCTCTAACTCCTACTACCTCACCTATTCAATGCATATAGCAAGAACACATGGGTTACAGGAAGTTTTTTGATTTGGCAATGTTCCAGAAAAGCAGTGAATGAAACAAGAATATACTGGATGCCCGTTTTCGAGAGTAAATCAACAGCCCCAGGGCCAGGACACCTATATTCTGGATTAGATTGGTCGTTCTTGATATTACGTGTTTCATGGAAAATCTCTCACAAAATCTAGTCATGCAATGTATACATTACATTGTGAAACATGATTCTGCTTCTACAAAAAAGATTCTGGTAAAAAAATCAGTAATggaataaattatttatcaaattctATAAATgtctaattttcatttttcacttGAGTTTACAAAACTACTAACTTCTTATTTTTCTCCACTTATTCttaattttacaatttaatcatttattttaaaacagaAACCATTGCAAACCCTCTCTAAACATACTTACTTTCaaaagaatatcatcaataattataaaaaaaccatGAAAGATATAATGCTACTCTGATATAGGCATATAAGATCTACCATTCATTGGACATGAGGCTTTTATAGTCCATGGGTTTAATGTAGAGTCTCATACTCAATGAATAACGAAAATTATAGCTGACAAAATGAGTTGGGTTTGCTCTGTCAAATAGGTGAGTCGGTTTGACAATTTTTCAACATACCTAAACGGCAGGGTGTGACATATTGTCGGCCAGACCACCTCAACCCgccaaatataattaaaatttgatggaTTGGTCTATCTCATCTCATCAAATAGTGAGTTCGGCGGATTGTGAGTCGACCCGTTGAACCTTTTAACCGCTATAACAGTGAAACATAGTATCTCCActgaataaataataatgtaGTGACGGGTTACATCATacatagaaaaatattatatatgttttggTTTATAGTGCTTTTATCTTTTTAGATttcttttattataattataatattggtTGGAGTGGGAGGCTGTGTTAAATTCACTTTGGATGAATCAATGTGCaagtatataaattatatatgtaggtctcttgtgaaatggtctcacgaatttttatctgtgatatgggtcaatcctaccgatattcacaataaaaagtaataatcttagcataaaaagtaatactttttcatggatgactcaaataagagatctgtctcacaaaatatgacccgtgagaatgtctcacacaagttttttgataaattataaatactAGTTTCTTCAAAAGtaatttcaacttttttttaattgaaccTCAAGTGAAATATCCATGTTTGGTttgaataacaataaaaaaatatctcctttttatttcaaatatgttcagaagtaaatatataataaaaatatataatctatcgaaaaatattaataaaaagttGTGATTTCTAAACAAGCCTTACACGAACAAAGGGCATATTGGTACAATTATTGGGCCTAAACGACATATGTTCAAAAGTTGAAGGGGTGAAATGAAAAAAGGATTTCACATCAAATTCAGCAGCCGCCGCGATTACGCGTATTGTTAACGCCGCCATCGGGGGAATATGCGGTCTACGGAAGCGTCAGTAAACGAGAGGATAGCTCGCCGAACAATACCTTGCGGCCACGTACAAAAGCATATTCGTTCAGATGAATAATTTCTAAGTAAATTTCTGTTGAGGAGAAAAAGCGAATGAAAGGGAAAAAACCTTCCAcacattccaaaatcaacaccaaccctacatttttatataccTAATCCCACACCCACGCCAtctcttcttcatcttcctccTCTAATTTCAACTCTTCATTCCTCTCCATTGGCCCCAACAGGGAGTTTCTATGTCTGAAGCGTTTGGTATATTGTTTactgttttttttctttcatttatttttttattcgtgAGGCTGGTTTGTGTTTTTggtcttttttttatttgggtaCTAGCAAAGTTTCGATCTTTCGCAGTTATTTCCATTAAACGGCTTTTTTTTCTCTTGTACCTTGTAGCATTAGACGTATGATTAAGTGTCATCCTCTGGCTTTTACGAATCTTGAAACTGTGATTCGAGTTGGGTGGTCGGTTGTTtggatttgaattttttttctgtcAATGGGCGCTTTAGATGAGGATCATTATAATGTGGAACTGGAGAATGGAGTGAATCTTGGAGGCTGTGTTGAGCTGGATTTTGAGGAGGAGATTGAAACTGTGGCCACTGAAGATGCTGTAAAGGTCCTGTTGCAGGGATTGGGTGAAGATATCAACCGTGAAGGTCTTTTAAAGACTCCTATTAGAGTGGCGAAGGCCTTTAGAGAAGGGACCAAAGGTGATCTTTTATTGCCTTGTATATACTGTAAAAATCTCATTATTGCGATTGGATCTTCTCTcttttttattacatatatagAATATATCCATAACAAATTAGAAATGTAAGATTTATGTGACGAGGTCCATCACTCGTGATAAATGGGAGCTGTAAGTTTTGAATGACTACTGCTGATAGTTCCATTGAAAAGTTGCGCATATTAACTTTGGTTGACACCTTCGAAGATGGGTATAGTATCATAAGGAGAGTGACAATAAGCAAATCTGTCAAAAGGCGGAAGCGTCAGATTGGTCAGTTGGGTTTTGGCAGATCTGGAGATGGAGATTTTGGTAATAAGAACTAATATATAAATATCGATCCTTTGGTATGGGTGGCCtgaatcatgattttttttaccgTGGAATATATGAACCAGGCAACTAATTGAGCAGCTAAGTCAATTTTGTGGTGTTCACTTCTTGTTTCATGCATATTTACTTTCTGAGGCTCCGCTTTCATATTTTGTAGGGGTTGAAAGCGTTTTTCTGCTAAAAGATGGAGTTGATATCTGCTCATGTTTCCAGGTTATAAGCAGAAGGTGAAAGATATTATTGATGGCAGTTTATTCCCGGAAGCTGGGGTAGAAAGCAGAATTGGTCATGGTGGTGGAGCAGGTGGACTCGTAATTGTTCGGGATCTTGATCTATTCTCATATTGCGAGTCTTGCTTGCTTCCTTTTCAGATTAAGTGTCATATCGGCTATGTCGCATCTGGTCAGCGAGTTTTAGGCCTAAGCAAGCTCTCTCGAGTTGCTGAAGTTTTTGCTAAGCGGCTTCAAGACCCTCAACGGCTGGCCGGTGACATTTGTGGAGCTTTGCAGCATGGTATCCAACCCACTGGAGTTGCTGTTGTCCTCCAGTGTTCCCACATTCATTTCCCAAATTTTGAGTCTGCACTCTCCGATCCAAATCATCAGGGTTGGGAAAAGATATCAGTAAAGTCAGGATCTGGAGTTTTTGACTGTGAGAAGGCAGGTATCTGGACTGATTTTTTTGGTCTTTTGAGATTCCGGGGTATAAATGATGACGACACCCGTTCTGCATCCTCGAATGACAAATATTGGTGTCCATATCAGACTTTTTCCAAGAAGCTTGGATCAGATTCGACAATGCTTGATGCTGCAGCTTCAATTCTTTGTTCCTTGGGGGAGAACCCATTGAGGGAAGAGCTTATAAAAACTCCATCCTGCTATTTAAAGTGGTTGATGAACTTTAAAAACTCAGATTTGGACCTGAAGCTTAATGGATTTGTTCAAAGTAAGAGAGATACTTTAACTTCTGATGTGGATCTAAGTTGTAACGAAAAACATCTCTTTTCTGAGCTGAACCTGTCGTTGTGGTCATTATGTGAGCACCATTTGCTTCCCTTTCATGGTATGGTGCACGTAGGCTATTATGGTTCCAACGGAGCCAAGCCTATTGGAAAATCCATTATACAATCAATAGTACATTTTTATGGTTTCAAGCTCCAAGTTCAAGAAAGGCTGACCAGGCAGATAGCTGAGATGGTTTCCTCGTTTGTAAGTGAAGATGTAATGGTGGTGGTTGAAGCTAGTCACACTTGTATGATTTCTCGAGGGATCGAGAAGTTTGGAAGCAATACAGTTACAATCGCTGTCTTGGGTCGATTTTCCACTGATCCCACAGCAAGGGAAAACTTTTTGCAGATTATTCCCAACTTCACTTCTTGTTGATTTTCACTTGAAATATGTATTCCCTGGATGGTTCTTTTTCTATGATGGCCACAATGCATGGAGGATTTGGAACCAGttaacatttaaatatattgagaTTATACAAAGGATTCTTGCTCTTTTATGATTTACCTCTTGGAAACTCTATACTGCAGAGAGTGAATTCTCCACTGCTTTGATCTTCTGCCATCGATCTGCTGTGCTTGTATTCTGTAATTCGTTCTTTGAAATTTTCCTTCTAAGAACGAAACTGAGCTCAACATTCTTTTTGCTGCTATTCCAAAATTTGAAAACGAAAATAAATCTTTATCTCGAAATTTGTgggaataaaatttataaacaagtttattttttatccttataattattaaaaaaataagaaaaatattattaaatctaaaaaatttattatatatatttgagagagatcaaataacaattacataataaCATGTACTTATTGagaaattttcatattatcCTGTAACTTTCTTTTGTGGGCCCAAGTTGTAATTAATGCAATTATAATAAGAAGCGGCTGGAAAATTCCCAACTACTACTTTCTTCGGTTTTAGTTATCAATCAACATCTACCCTTTTTTAtatctaataaaaatttatttctttatatatttattttttattcgatctcaaatatataatccattttttatatttaataatatgacttatatcattaaatacatcaactagttttttttatcatattaaaatatttattaaataagagtaaaataagaaattaaatttactttttctattttaatttttgtgaaAAGATATGCAAATCTGAATACATGAAACGAAGTGAAtatctatttaattttattgGGGTTTATTGTCTTTGGCTAAAACCCCAACCTTTGATTAAGGAACCTGTAATTCAcccaaattaatttaataacaaAGTTTTATGTAGGCatgctaaaaaaaattgaaggatATCAAGAATAAATAGAAAGAGTAACAGGAGTCTCGAACACTTAGAGGAACTAGATTTGGTAATAATAACGTTGTTTTGTTTATAGTAAGGGATTGGACACTAATTTATGTCAAATCTGTTATCAAGTTGCTTAATCCTTTACTAATCAGATTGACTATTTACTACTTAAAGATACTATGTGATATAAGGAGAGAATAAAATTGTAATGATTACGTAAAAACATGACAAAATAGCACAACAAATCGGTTGTGCTTTCGACGGGGTAGAAGTTGAAACTACTCTCGAAAGTCCAAACCGAAACTGTCTTAGAGTTGGCTCCTACTCGTTGTAATAATGTTGTTTCTTTAACACATGTTTGGAACTAGTTTCTTATCTTTTACTACAGTACACCTTATTCTATATAATTTGAATACTATAAAAATTAATGCTGGCACAAGCAGATTACTCGCGATAACAAAGTTGGCAAAATCATATCTTACTCCAAAGAGTAAACCAA
This window of the Primulina huaijiensis isolate GDHJ02 chromosome 3, ASM1229523v2, whole genome shotgun sequence genome carries:
- the LOC140972958 gene encoding uncharacterized protein — its product is MGKKSSASAPMNKLFAWVRRQSTKVKIFLGVTCVLCALVAVKFLVKKHNHFFIASESVHFTGILVLIYKLTTQKTCTGISLKSQELTAIFLAARLCCSYIMEGDIHTLLDFSTLLSTLWVIYMIRFKLKSTYVSKLDSMPLYYVVAPAAILAILIHPYTHHTHIARMLWAFAVYLESISVLPQLRMMQNTEMIEPFTAHYVFALGVSRFFGCAHWIIQVYDSAGKYLFLVGAGYAWVPMVLLAEIVQTFILADFCYYYVKSVVNGRLLVSLPSPV
- the LOC140972959 gene encoding GTP cyclohydrolase 1 isoform X1, whose product is MSEAFDEDHYNVELENGVNLGGCVELDFEEEIETVATEDAVKVLLQGLGEDINREGLLKTPIRVAKAFREGTKGYKQKVKDIIDGSLFPEAGVESRIGHGGGAGGLVIVRDLDLFSYCESCLLPFQIKCHIGYVASGQRVLGLSKLSRVAEVFAKRLQDPQRLAGDICGALQHGIQPTGVAVVLQCSHIHFPNFESALSDPNHQGWEKISVKSGSGVFDCEKAGIWTDFFGLLRFRGINDDDTRSASSNDKYWCPYQTFSKKLGSDSTMLDAAASILCSLGENPLREELIKTPSCYLKWLMNFKNSDLDLKLNGFVQSKRDTLTSDVDLSCNEKHLFSELNLSLWSLCEHHLLPFHGMVHVGYYGSNGAKPIGKSIIQSIVHFYGFKLQVQERLTRQIAEMVSSFVSEDVMVVVEASHTCMISRGIEKFGSNTVTIAVLGRFSTDPTARENFLQIIPNFTSC
- the LOC140972959 gene encoding GTP cyclohydrolase 1 isoform X2; this translates as MGALDEDHYNVELENGVNLGGCVELDFEEEIETVATEDAVKVLLQGLGEDINREGLLKTPIRVAKAFREGTKGYKQKVKDIIDGSLFPEAGVESRIGHGGGAGGLVIVRDLDLFSYCESCLLPFQIKCHIGYVASGQRVLGLSKLSRVAEVFAKRLQDPQRLAGDICGALQHGIQPTGVAVVLQCSHIHFPNFESALSDPNHQGWEKISVKSGSGVFDCEKAGIWTDFFGLLRFRGINDDDTRSASSNDKYWCPYQTFSKKLGSDSTMLDAAASILCSLGENPLREELIKTPSCYLKWLMNFKNSDLDLKLNGFVQSKRDTLTSDVDLSCNEKHLFSELNLSLWSLCEHHLLPFHGMVHVGYYGSNGAKPIGKSIIQSIVHFYGFKLQVQERLTRQIAEMVSSFVSEDVMVVVEASHTCMISRGIEKFGSNTVTIAVLGRFSTDPTARENFLQIIPNFTSC
- the LOC140972959 gene encoding GTP cyclohydrolase 1 isoform X3; the protein is MFPGYKQKVKDIIDGSLFPEAGVESRIGHGGGAGGLVIVRDLDLFSYCESCLLPFQIKCHIGYVASGQRVLGLSKLSRVAEVFAKRLQDPQRLAGDICGALQHGIQPTGVAVVLQCSHIHFPNFESALSDPNHQGWEKISVKSGSGVFDCEKAGIWTDFFGLLRFRGINDDDTRSASSNDKYWCPYQTFSKKLGSDSTMLDAAASILCSLGENPLREELIKTPSCYLKWLMNFKNSDLDLKLNGFVQSKRDTLTSDVDLSCNEKHLFSELNLSLWSLCEHHLLPFHGMVHVGYYGSNGAKPIGKSIIQSIVHFYGFKLQVQERLTRQIAEMVSSFVSEDVMVVVEASHTCMISRGIEKFGSNTVTIAVLGRFSTDPTARENFLQIIPNFTSC